Proteins encoded within one genomic window of Triticum aestivum cultivar Chinese Spring chromosome 2D, IWGSC CS RefSeq v2.1, whole genome shotgun sequence:
- the LOC123053591 gene encoding ATP-dependent 6-phosphofructokinase 2, whose product MDPTVPNPGDHAASTPTNTTVTLPPLTLRDAPRLPASPSGATAVPNPISSHPYFHPPPTFYISPGDVSLRHAFFDLSSGSPNPLVAYRRAGPRESLAVNPARARAALVTCGGLCPGLNTVLRELVVGLHELYGVLDVFGVAAGYRGFYGADDDHVRLDPASVDDWHKKGGTALKTTRGGFDLNKIVDGIVARGYTQVYAIGGDGTMRGAVAIFEEFKRRGLRISITGIPKTVDNDIGIIDRSFGFQTAVEIAQQAIDAAHVEAVSAVNGIGLVKLMGRSTGHIALHATLSSRDVDCCLIPEIDFHVEGKGGLFEFLYERIKKKGHAVVVVAEGAGQEVIPRTDDQKREQDESGNMLFLDVGPWLKSELGRWWKREHPTELFTVKYIDPTYMIRAVPANATDNLYCTLLAHSAIHGIMAGFTGFVPGPINGNYSYIPLEDIAVAKNPVDVNDHKWAWVRSVTDQPDFLKP is encoded by the exons ATGGATCCCACCGTCCCCAACCCCGGCGACCACGCCGCCTCCACCCCCACCAACACCACCGTGACCCTCCCGCCGCTCACCCTCCGCGACGCGCCGCGGCTCCCCGCCTCGCCCTCCGGCGCCACCGCGGTCCCCAACCCGATCTCCAGCCACCCCTACTTCCACCCGCCCCCCACCTTCTACATCTCCCCGGGGGACGTCTCCCTCCGCCACGCCTTCTTCGACCTCTCCTCCGGGAGCCCGAACCCGCTGGTCGCGTACCGCCGCGCGGGCCCCCGCGAGAGCCTCGCCGTCAACCcggcccgcgcccgcgccgccctcGTCACCTGCGGGGGGCTCTGCCCGGGCCTCAACACCGTGCTGAGGGAGCTCGTCGTGGGGCTCCATGAGCTCTACGGCGTCCTCGACGTCTTCGGCGTCGCCGCGGGGTACCGCGGGTTCTACGGCGCTGACGACGACCACGTGCGGCTGGACCCGGCCTCCGTGGACGACTGGCACAAGAAGGGCGGCACCGCGCTCAAGACGACACGTGGTGGCTTTGATCTTAACAAGATCGTCGATGGCATCGTCGCGCGCGGGTATACGCAG GTCTATGCGATTGGCGGGGATGGAACCATGAGAGGAGCAGTGGCGATATTCGAAGAGTTTAAACGGCGTGGTTTGAGGATCTCCATTACAGGGATCCCCAAAACCGTGGACAACGACATCGGTATCATAGACAGGTCGTTTGGGTTTCAAACTGCAGTGGAGATTGCTCAGCAGGCGATCGACGCGGCACATGTGGAGGCTGTGAGCGCTGTGAATGGCATCGGTCTTGTCAAACTCATGGGCAGGAGTACGGGTCACATTGCTCTTCATGCCACCCTGAGCAGCCGAGATGTTGACTGCTGTTTGATTCCTGAGATTGATTTCCACGTTGAAGGGAAGGGAGGCCTGTTTGAGTTCCTGTATGAAAGGATAAAGAAGAAGGGACATGCTGTCGTCGTCGTTGCTGAAGGCGCTGGTCAGGAGGTGATTCCCCGGACTGATGACCAGAAGCGCGAGCAGGATGAGTCTGGCAACATGCTGTTCCTTGATGTTGGCCCCTGGCTGAAATCTGAGCTGGGTAGATGGTGGAAGAGAGAACACCCCACTGAGTTGTTCACTGTGAAGTATATCGATCCTACCTACATGATTCGAGCAGTCCCAGCAAATGCTACTGATAATCTATATTGTACCCTGTTGGCGCATTCAGCCATCCATGGGATCATGGCTGGGTTCACTGGCTTCGTACCTGGCCCGATAAATGGGAATTACAGCTACATACCACTGGAAGATATTGCCGTGGCCAAGAACCCAGTGGATGTGAATGATCACAAATGGGCATGGGTTAGATCAGTCACAGACCAGCCTGATTTCCTAAAGCCCTAA